A single Gemmatimonadaceae bacterium DNA region contains:
- a CDS encoding OmpA family protein, which translates to MHHTARWSARRPYLALAFILIFIALLLAGCASLNREPKGAAFGATAGGVIDRDAGNNTGSTTRGAIIGATAGGAAGAIIGEQMDRQAKEIQEQVAGATVERVGEGIQVTFTSGRLYEFDADRLRPEGERNLRNLATTLKRYRDTDLLIVGYTDSVRSDAYNQALSERRARSVSEFLVTQGVVVGRLHSAGRGEMEPLGTNATATGRQANRRVEVAIYASTSYRNELKRRQNTR; encoded by the coding sequence ATGCACCACACCGCCCGCTGGAGCGCCCGTCGTCCGTACCTGGCCCTCGCATTCATTCTCATCTTCATCGCGCTCCTTCTCGCCGGCTGCGCGAGTCTCAACCGCGAGCCGAAGGGCGCCGCATTTGGCGCGACCGCGGGCGGCGTCATCGATCGCGACGCCGGCAATAACACCGGCTCGACCACCCGCGGCGCGATCATCGGCGCGACAGCTGGGGGAGCGGCCGGCGCGATCATCGGCGAGCAGATGGATCGGCAAGCGAAGGAGATCCAGGAGCAGGTCGCTGGTGCGACCGTCGAGCGCGTCGGTGAAGGCATTCAGGTAACGTTCACCTCGGGGCGGCTGTACGAGTTCGACGCGGACCGCCTTCGCCCGGAAGGCGAGCGGAACCTGCGCAATCTCGCGACGACGCTCAAGCGGTATCGCGATACTGATCTGCTCATCGTCGGTTACACGGACTCGGTCAGAAGCGACGCGTATAACCAGGCGCTGTCCGAGCGCCGTGCGCGTTCCGTCAGCGAGTTCCTCGTCACGCAGGGCGTCGTGGTCGGCAGACTGCACTCCGCCGGTCGCGGTGAGATGGAACCACTCGGCACCAACGCCACCGCCACCGGGCGTCAGGCAAATCGACGCGTCGAGGTCGCGATCTACGCGAGCACGAGTTACCGGAATGAGCTGAAGCGTCGGCAGAATACTCGTTAG